Proteins co-encoded in one Streptomyces sp. JH34 genomic window:
- a CDS encoding DUF1330 domain-containing protein, translating into MPAYVIVTADVLDEEAALAYASVAQESVLSHDGKYLVAGPTPEPVEGTWESSRFVVIEFPDMDRIREWYDSPEYRRAIRIREGKIRVGMLFVEGSVPEGFSLPA; encoded by the coding sequence ATGCCCGCTTACGTCATCGTCACCGCCGATGTGCTCGACGAGGAGGCCGCCCTGGCCTATGCGTCCGTGGCCCAGGAGTCCGTCCTCAGCCACGACGGCAAGTACCTGGTGGCGGGCCCCACGCCCGAGCCCGTCGAAGGCACCTGGGAATCCTCCCGGTTCGTGGTCATCGAGTTCCCTGACATGGACCGGATCAGGGAGTGGTACGACTCCCCCGAGTACCGGCGGGCCATAAGGATTCGGGAAGGCAAGATCCGCGTGGGGATGCTGTTCGTCGAGGGCTCGGTGCCCGAGGGCTTCTCCCTCCCGGCTTAG
- a CDS encoding iron ABC transporter permease encodes MRLGLMAVPVAFFALFFAYPVAAIVGRGLRADGVWQFGRIGTVLSRPDILDVLRFTTWQALASTALTLLIALPGAYVFARFDFPGKQLLRAVVTVPFVLPTVVVGTAFLALLGRGGFLDQLWGVRLDTTVWAILLAHVFFNYAVVVRTVGGLWAQLDPRQEEAARVLGAGRLAAWRRVTLPALAPAVAAAALMVFLFTFTSFGVVQILGGPGYSTLEVEIYRQTAQLLDLPTAAVLTLVQFAAVGGILAVHAWTVRRRETALKLVDPAQTARPPRGAGQRALLGGVLLTVLLLVLLPLGVLVERSLDTSGGYGFDFYRALQSLDANGSTFLVPPLDAIGNSLRYALVATLIALVIGGLAAAALTRRAGRLVRGFDALLMLPLGVSAVTVGFGFLITLDRPPLDLRTSWILVPLAQALVGVPFVVRTMLPVLRAVDERLREAAAVLGASPLRAWREVDLPLVRRAVLVAAGFAFAVSLGEFGATVFIARPDNPTLPVAVARLLGRSGELNYGQAMALSTILMLVCAVSLLLLERIRTDRSGEF; translated from the coding sequence ATGCGGCTCGGTCTCATGGCCGTGCCCGTCGCGTTCTTCGCGCTGTTCTTCGCCTACCCGGTCGCCGCGATCGTCGGCCGCGGACTCAGGGCGGACGGCGTCTGGCAGTTCGGCCGGATCGGCACGGTGCTGAGCCGGCCGGACATCCTCGACGTACTCCGGTTCACCACCTGGCAGGCCCTCGCCTCGACCGCGCTCACCCTCCTGATCGCGCTGCCCGGCGCCTATGTCTTCGCCCGCTTCGACTTCCCCGGCAAGCAGCTGCTGAGGGCCGTGGTGACGGTGCCCTTCGTCCTGCCGACCGTCGTGGTCGGCACGGCGTTCCTCGCGCTGCTGGGACGCGGCGGGTTCCTCGACCAGCTCTGGGGCGTACGTCTCGACACCACCGTGTGGGCGATCCTGCTCGCCCATGTGTTCTTCAACTACGCGGTCGTCGTCCGGACGGTGGGCGGACTCTGGGCCCAGCTCGACCCCCGGCAGGAGGAGGCCGCGCGGGTGCTCGGCGCCGGACGCCTCGCCGCGTGGCGGCGCGTGACGCTGCCCGCGCTGGCCCCCGCCGTCGCCGCCGCAGCGCTCATGGTCTTCCTCTTCACCTTCACCTCCTTCGGAGTCGTCCAGATCCTCGGCGGTCCGGGCTACTCCACGCTGGAGGTGGAGATCTACCGGCAGACCGCCCAGCTGCTCGACCTGCCGACGGCAGCCGTGCTGACCCTGGTGCAGTTCGCCGCGGTCGGCGGGATCCTCGCCGTCCACGCGTGGACCGTACGGCGCCGTGAGACGGCCCTGAAGCTCGTCGACCCGGCGCAGACCGCCCGGCCGCCCCGCGGCGCCGGGCAGCGGGCGCTGCTCGGCGGCGTGCTGCTGACCGTGCTGCTGCTCGTCCTGCTGCCGCTCGGCGTGCTGGTGGAACGCTCCCTGGACACCTCCGGCGGCTACGGATTCGACTTCTACCGGGCGCTGCAGTCCCTCGACGCCAACGGGTCCACGTTCCTGGTGCCGCCACTCGACGCCATCGGGAACTCCCTGCGTTACGCGCTGGTCGCCACTCTCATCGCCCTCGTGATCGGCGGTCTCGCGGCCGCGGCGCTGACACGGCGGGCCGGCCGGCTGGTGCGCGGCTTCGACGCCCTCCTGATGCTGCCGCTCGGAGTGTCGGCGGTCACCGTCGGCTTCGGCTTCCTGATCACCCTGGACAGGCCTCCGCTCGACCTGCGTACGTCCTGGATCCTCGTGCCGCTCGCCCAGGCGCTGGTGGGCGTCCCGTTCGTCGTACGGACCATGCTGCCCGTCCTGCGCGCGGTGGACGAGCGGCTGCGGGAGGCCGCCGCGGTGCTCGGCGCCTCACCGCTGCGGGCCTGGCGCGAGGTGGACCTGCCGCTGGTGCGGCGGGCCGTGCTGGTGGCCGCGGGGTTCGCCTTCGCCGTGTCGCTCGGGGAGTTCGGCGCGACCGTGTTCATCGCGCGCCCCGACAACCCCACACTGCCGGTCGCCGTCGCCAGACTGCTGGGGCGCTCCGGGGAGCTCAACTACGGCCAGGCGATGGCACTCAGCACGATCCTGATGCTCGTCTGCGCGGTGTCGCTGCTCCTGCTCGAACGTATCCGCACCGACCGATCCGGGGAGTTCTGA
- a CDS encoding gamma-aminobutyraldehyde dehydrogenase, with the protein MTTEVRRLRNYINGEFRDAADGRTIDVVNPVTEEVYATSPLSGQADVDAAMDAAAAAFPAWRDVTPAERQKALLKIADAFEERAEDLVAAESENTGKPLELTRTEEIPPMVDQIRFFAGAARLLEGRSAGEYMEGLTSIVRREPVGVCAQVAPWNYPMMMAVWKFAPALAAGNTVVIKPSDTTPASTVLIAEIIGQILPKGVFNVICGDRDTGRAMVEHPTPAMASITGSVRAGTQVAESAAKDVKRVHLELGGKAPVVVFEDTDIAKAVEGISVAGYFNAGQDCTAATRVMVHESIHDEFVTALAKAAADTKTGLPDDEDVLYGPLNNANQLAQVSGFIERLPAHARVEAGGHRVGDKGYFYAPTVVSGLRQDDEIVQNEVFGPVITVQSFTDEAQAVEYANGVEYALASSVWTKDHSRAMRMSKKLDFGCVWINTHIPLVAEMPHGGFKKSGYGKDLSAYGFEDYTRIKHVMTSLDD; encoded by the coding sequence GTGACCACCGAGGTGCGCCGCCTGCGCAACTACATCAACGGAGAGTTCCGGGACGCCGCGGACGGACGGACCATCGACGTGGTCAACCCGGTGACGGAAGAGGTCTACGCGACCTCCCCCCTCTCGGGGCAGGCCGACGTCGATGCCGCCATGGACGCCGCCGCGGCCGCGTTCCCCGCCTGGCGCGACGTGACGCCCGCCGAGCGCCAGAAGGCACTGCTGAAGATCGCCGACGCCTTCGAGGAGCGTGCCGAGGACCTCGTCGCGGCCGAGTCCGAGAACACCGGCAAGCCGCTGGAGCTCACCCGCACCGAAGAGATCCCGCCGATGGTGGACCAGATCCGCTTCTTCGCGGGTGCCGCCCGGCTGCTGGAGGGCCGTTCGGCCGGCGAGTACATGGAGGGGCTCACCTCCATCGTCCGCCGCGAGCCCGTGGGTGTCTGCGCCCAGGTCGCTCCGTGGAACTACCCGATGATGATGGCCGTGTGGAAGTTCGCCCCGGCGCTCGCCGCGGGCAACACCGTCGTCATCAAGCCGTCCGACACCACCCCGGCGTCGACCGTGCTGATCGCCGAGATCATCGGGCAGATCCTGCCCAAGGGCGTCTTCAACGTCATCTGCGGCGACCGTGACACCGGCCGCGCGATGGTCGAGCACCCGACCCCCGCGATGGCCTCGATCACCGGCTCGGTGCGGGCCGGTACGCAGGTCGCGGAGTCCGCCGCCAAGGACGTCAAGCGGGTCCACCTGGAGCTCGGCGGGAAGGCTCCCGTCGTCGTGTTCGAGGACACCGACATCGCCAAGGCCGTGGAGGGGATCTCCGTCGCGGGGTACTTCAACGCGGGCCAGGACTGCACGGCCGCGACCCGTGTCATGGTCCACGAATCCATCCACGACGAGTTCGTCACCGCGCTCGCCAAGGCGGCGGCCGACACGAAGACCGGCCTGCCGGACGACGAGGACGTGCTCTACGGCCCGCTCAACAACGCCAACCAGCTGGCGCAGGTCAGCGGCTTCATCGAGCGCCTCCCCGCACACGCGAGGGTCGAGGCCGGCGGCCACCGGGTCGGCGACAAGGGCTACTTCTACGCCCCCACGGTGGTCTCAGGTCTCCGGCAGGACGACGAGATCGTCCAGAACGAGGTCTTCGGCCCCGTCATCACCGTCCAGTCCTTCACGGACGAGGCCCAGGCCGTCGAGTACGCCAACGGCGTCGAGTACGCCCTGGCCTCCTCGGTGTGGACCAAGGACCACTCCCGTGCCATGCGGATGTCCAAGAAGCTCGACTTCGGCTGCGTGTGGATCAACACCCACATCCCGCTCGTCGCGGAGATGCCGCACGGCGGGTTCAAGAAGTCCGGCTACGGCAAGGACCTCTCCGCCTACGGCTTCGAGGACTACACCCGCATCAAGCACGTCATGACCTCGCTCGACGACTGA
- a CDS encoding ATP-binding cassette domain-containing protein yields MVAPPDNDVIWARSLHHSHNGSPGLGGVSLGVRDGEVLAVTGPRGSGKTTLLHCLSGQLVPEQGEVWFNSVPVHTMGPRLREQLRRDRFGWIAAEPQLVPELSTWENAALPLLLRGVPHRAAKKAATEWLERLDIGPLAKRRPHTLLQSQRQRISVARALAAAPSVIFADEPTATLHHAERAQVLRTLTTAARSHGITVVLATHDAEVAELADRVISLLDGRRVTTVPLPAASDTEGRSACSLSV; encoded by the coding sequence ATGGTGGCCCCGCCTGACAACGACGTGATCTGGGCACGTTCCCTGCACCACTCCCACAACGGATCACCGGGGCTCGGCGGTGTCTCGCTCGGTGTCCGCGACGGCGAGGTACTCGCCGTGACCGGGCCCCGCGGGTCCGGGAAGACCACGCTGCTGCACTGCCTTTCGGGCCAGCTGGTTCCCGAGCAGGGCGAGGTCTGGTTCAACAGCGTGCCCGTGCACACCATGGGCCCCCGCCTGCGCGAGCAGCTCCGCCGGGACAGATTCGGCTGGATCGCGGCCGAGCCCCAGCTCGTACCCGAACTCAGCACCTGGGAGAACGCGGCCCTGCCGCTGCTGCTGCGCGGCGTCCCGCACCGTGCGGCCAAGAAGGCCGCCACCGAGTGGCTGGAGCGCCTTGACATCGGCCCGCTCGCCAAGAGGCGGCCCCACACGCTGCTGCAGTCGCAGCGCCAGCGGATCTCCGTGGCCCGCGCGCTCGCCGCGGCGCCGTCCGTCATCTTCGCGGACGAGCCGACCGCGACACTGCACCACGCCGAGCGCGCACAAGTCCTGCGCACCCTCACCACGGCGGCGCGGTCCCACGGGATCACGGTCGTGCTCGCCACCCACGACGCGGAGGTCGCCGAACTCGCCGACCGCGTGATCAGCCTGCTGGACGGCCGCCGCGTCACCACCGTCCCCCTGCCCGCCGCGTCCGATACGGAAGGCCGCTCGGCGTGCTCGCTCTCCGTCTGA
- a CDS encoding aspartate aminotransferase family protein, whose protein sequence is MGNPTAVSKDLSRTAYDHLWMHFTRMSDYENAPVPTIVRGEGTYIYDDKGKRYLDGLSGLFVVNAGHGRHELAETAYKQAQELAFFPVWSYAHPKAVELAERLAHHAPGDLNKVFFTTGGGEAVETAWKLAKQYFKLTGKPTKYKVISRAVAYHGTPQGALSITGLPALKAPFEPLVPGAHKVANTNIYRAPLFGDDPEAFGRWAADQIEQQILFEGPDTVAAVFLEPVQNAGGCFPPPPGYFQRVREICDRHDVLLVSDEVICAFGRLGTMFACDKFGYVPDMITCAKGMTSGYSPIGACIISDRLAEPFYQGDNTFLHGYTFGGHPVSAAVGLANLDIFEREGLNQHVLDNENAFLTTLQRLHDLPIVGDVRGNGFFYGIELVKDKATKETFTDEETERVLYGFLSKALYENGLYCRADDRGDPVVQLAPPLISDQSTFDEIEGILRGVLKEAWTKL, encoded by the coding sequence GTGGGGAACCCGACAGCCGTGAGCAAGGACCTCAGCCGAACCGCGTACGACCACCTGTGGATGCACTTCACCCGCATGTCGGACTACGAGAACGCGCCCGTTCCCACCATCGTGCGTGGCGAGGGAACCTACATCTACGACGACAAGGGCAAGCGCTATCTCGACGGGCTCTCGGGCCTCTTCGTGGTCAACGCGGGTCACGGCCGTCACGAGCTGGCCGAGACGGCGTACAAGCAGGCGCAGGAGCTCGCCTTCTTCCCGGTGTGGTCCTACGCCCATCCCAAGGCCGTCGAGCTGGCCGAGCGGCTCGCCCACCACGCCCCGGGCGACCTCAACAAGGTCTTCTTCACCACCGGCGGCGGCGAGGCGGTCGAGACCGCCTGGAAGCTCGCCAAGCAGTACTTCAAGCTCACGGGCAAGCCGACCAAGTACAAGGTGATCTCGCGCGCCGTGGCCTACCACGGCACCCCGCAGGGCGCCCTGTCCATCACCGGCCTGCCCGCGCTCAAGGCCCCGTTCGAGCCGCTGGTCCCCGGTGCGCACAAGGTGGCCAACACCAACATCTACCGTGCCCCGCTGTTCGGGGACGACCCGGAGGCCTTCGGCCGCTGGGCCGCCGACCAGATCGAGCAGCAGATCCTCTTCGAGGGCCCGGACACGGTCGCCGCGGTCTTCCTGGAGCCCGTACAGAACGCCGGAGGCTGCTTCCCGCCGCCGCCCGGCTACTTCCAGCGGGTGCGTGAGATATGCGACCGCCACGACGTGCTGCTCGTCTCCGACGAGGTCATCTGCGCGTTCGGCCGCCTCGGCACGATGTTCGCCTGCGACAAGTTCGGCTACGTGCCGGACATGATCACCTGCGCCAAGGGCATGACCTCGGGCTACTCCCCCATCGGCGCCTGCATCATCTCCGACCGGCTGGCGGAGCCGTTCTACCAGGGCGACAACACCTTCCTGCACGGCTACACCTTCGGTGGCCACCCGGTCTCCGCGGCGGTCGGTCTCGCCAACCTCGACATCTTCGAGCGCGAGGGCCTCAACCAGCACGTCCTGGACAACGAGAACGCGTTCCTGACGACGCTGCAGAGGCTGCACGACCTGCCCATCGTCGGCGACGTCCGCGGCAACGGCTTCTTCTACGGCATCGAGCTGGTGAAGGACAAGGCCACCAAGGAGACGTTCACCGACGAGGAGACCGAGCGCGTCCTGTACGGCTTCCTCTCCAAGGCTCTGTACGAGAACGGCCTCTACTGCCGGGCCGACGACCGCGGCGACCCGGTCGTCCAGCTCGCGCCGCCACTGATCTCCGACCAGTCGACCTTCGACGAGATCGAGGGCATTCTGCGCGGCGTCCTGAAGGAGGCCTGGACGAAGCTCTGA
- a CDS encoding serine hydrolase domain-containing protein yields the protein MNARTRTLLAAALVLGVAAGPAAPAASAHVAAPRAHVRTHTVPEADAAALSAAISGLPSADDATAALVRVGGTDGSWRGSSGVHDVVTGRPADPAARFRAGSVTKVFTAATVLQLAGERKLDLDRTARYYLPDLIPEAYARVTVRQLLDHTSGIPAADLPGDTLEEVYAHRFDLHTPRGMVASAMAKAPEFAPGRSQHYLNISYTVLGLLVEKVTGDSYAGQVNERILRPLGLRSTSFPGADPGIRGPHNHGYQVFDTPGGGTELRDVTVWGMTGSWAAGDIISTTADLERFTRALFAGEVVRGPLLEEMFTLPDASVRTYGTGKPARYSAGLSVLTLGGREVWGKSGGRWGYNTAVAATRDLSRTLVYSVNSTEAKGQDMNATARDVTVAAFGAPPAG from the coding sequence ATGAACGCACGCACCCGCACACTCCTCGCCGCGGCCCTCGTCCTCGGCGTCGCGGCGGGCCCCGCCGCACCGGCCGCCTCCGCCCATGTCGCGGCGCCGCGCGCACACGTACGCACGCACACCGTTCCCGAGGCGGACGCCGCCGCCCTGAGCGCGGCGATCTCCGGGCTTCCCTCCGCCGACGACGCCACCGCCGCGCTCGTGCGGGTCGGCGGCACCGACGGCAGCTGGCGCGGCAGTTCGGGCGTGCACGACGTGGTCACCGGCCGTCCCGCCGACCCGGCGGCGCGCTTCCGGGCAGGTTCGGTCACCAAGGTCTTCACCGCCGCCACGGTCCTGCAGCTGGCCGGCGAGCGGAAGCTGGACCTCGACCGGACCGCCCGGTACTACCTCCCGGACCTGATACCGGAGGCGTACGCGCGGGTCACCGTCCGGCAACTGCTCGACCACACCAGCGGGATACCGGCGGCGGATCTGCCCGGCGACACCCTGGAGGAGGTGTACGCCCACCGGTTCGACCTGCACACACCGCGCGGCATGGTCGCCTCCGCCATGGCGAAGGCCCCCGAGTTCGCGCCCGGACGCAGCCAGCACTACCTCAACATCAGCTACACCGTGCTGGGGCTGCTGGTGGAGAAGGTGACCGGCGACTCGTACGCCGGTCAGGTGAACGAGCGCATTCTGCGTCCGCTGGGGCTGCGCTCCACGTCGTTCCCCGGTGCGGACCCCGGCATCCGGGGTCCGCACAACCACGGCTACCAGGTCTTCGACACTCCGGGCGGCGGGACGGAGCTGCGGGACGTCACGGTGTGGGGCATGACGGGCAGCTGGGCGGCCGGGGACATCATCTCGACCACGGCTGATCTGGAACGCTTCACCCGGGCCCTGTTCGCCGGCGAGGTCGTGCGAGGTCCGCTGCTGGAGGAGATGTTCACCCTGCCGGACGCCTCGGTGCGTACGTACGGGACGGGCAAACCCGCCCGGTACAGCGCGGGACTGTCCGTGCTGACCCTGGGCGGGCGGGAGGTGTGGGGGAAGTCGGGCGGCCGCTGGGGCTACAACACGGCGGTGGCGGCCACCCGCGATCTCTCCAGGACCCTGGTGTACAGCGTCAACTCCACGGAGGCGAAGGGCCAGGACATGAACGCCACGGCGAGGGACGTCACGGTGGCGGCCTTCGGAGCTCCGCCGGCGGGATGA
- a CDS encoding Lrp/AsnC family transcriptional regulator gives MHSGVVASRSADSRNGSGPSPSVDAVSLAIIEQLQEDGRRPYAAIGKAVGLSEAAVRQRVQKLLDQGVMQIVAVTDPLTVGLRRQAMVGINVEGDLEPVAESLSAMAECEYVVMTAGSFDLMVEIVCEDDDHLLETINKRIRAIPGVRSTESFVYLKLKKQTYMWGTRQP, from the coding sequence GTGCACAGTGGAGTGGTGGCAAGCCGTAGCGCAGACTCCAGGAACGGGAGCGGACCGTCACCATCGGTGGATGCCGTCTCCCTCGCAATCATCGAGCAGCTCCAGGAGGACGGTCGACGGCCGTACGCCGCGATCGGCAAGGCCGTGGGCCTCTCCGAAGCCGCCGTGCGCCAGCGCGTCCAGAAGCTGCTCGACCAGGGCGTGATGCAGATCGTCGCCGTCACCGACCCCCTCACCGTGGGACTGCGGCGCCAGGCGATGGTCGGCATCAATGTCGAGGGCGATCTCGAGCCCGTGGCCGAGTCCCTCTCGGCCATGGCCGAGTGCGAGTACGTGGTGATGACCGCGGGCTCCTTCGACCTGATGGTGGAGATCGTCTGCGAGGACGACGACCACCTCCTGGAGACGATCAACAAACGCATCCGGGCGATACCCGGCGTGCGCTCCACCGAGAGCTTCGTCTACCTCAAGCTCAAGAAGCAGACCTACATGTGGGGAACCCGACAGCCGTGA
- a CDS encoding SRPBCC domain-containing protein, with the protein MTQPAREGIDITRVVAAPRDRVFEAWTVPEDFAAWYGGEADVPLDRVSMDVTPGGEWSLVIVVPGADMPFHGVYREVSAPERLVFTLKDRSAPEDVEGETVTVTFTERGRKSTEMVFRQRGDNLTPEQYAAAEDGWEAFFDALDALLATR; encoded by the coding sequence ATGACGCAGCCGGCCCGTGAGGGCATCGACATCACCCGGGTCGTCGCGGCGCCGCGTGACCGGGTCTTCGAGGCCTGGACGGTGCCCGAGGACTTCGCCGCCTGGTACGGGGGAGAGGCGGACGTGCCGCTCGACCGGGTGTCGATGGACGTCACGCCCGGCGGCGAGTGGAGCCTGGTCATCGTGGTGCCGGGCGCCGACATGCCCTTCCACGGCGTCTACCGGGAGGTGTCCGCCCCCGAGCGCCTGGTCTTCACGCTGAAGGACCGGAGCGCGCCCGAAGACGTCGAGGGCGAGACGGTCACGGTCACCTTCACCGAGCGCGGCCGGAAGTCCACCGAGATGGTCTTCCGGCAGCGCGGCGACAATCTCACACCCGAGCAGTACGCGGCGGCAGAGGACGGCTGGGAGGCGTTCTTCGACGCCCTCGACGCCCTGCTCGCCACACGTTGA
- a CDS encoding ABC transporter ATP-binding protein, protein MLEVDSATVRFGKRTALDAVDLEVADHEIVCVLGPSGSGKSTLLRAVAGLQPLDGGRVFLDGADQSSLPVHRRGLGLMFQDHQLFPHRDVGANVAFGLKMHGVPRAERDRRAGELLDMVGLPGAGRRAVAALSGGEQQRVALARALAPRPKLLMLDEPLGQLDRSLRERLVVELRGLFGRLGTTVLAVTHDQGEAFALADRVVVMRDGRIAQAGTPLEVWQRPASAFVARFLGFDNLVDATVTGTAADTVWGKVPVPEGSPQGERELLVRPGGVRISGPKDGLRCTVGARTFRGHHVTVTLRPGDGPALEAECGLRDAPEEGAVVGVTFDPAETVVLPPAR, encoded by the coding sequence ATGCTGGAAGTGGATTCGGCCACGGTCCGGTTCGGGAAGCGGACCGCGCTGGACGCCGTCGACCTGGAGGTCGCTGACCACGAGATCGTCTGTGTGCTGGGGCCGAGCGGCAGCGGCAAGTCGACGCTGCTGCGGGCCGTGGCCGGGCTGCAACCCCTGGACGGCGGGCGGGTGTTCCTGGACGGCGCCGACCAGTCCTCCCTGCCCGTGCACCGGCGGGGGCTCGGCCTCATGTTCCAGGACCACCAGTTGTTCCCGCACCGGGACGTCGGCGCCAACGTCGCCTTCGGACTGAAGATGCACGGCGTACCCCGCGCGGAGCGGGACCGCAGGGCCGGTGAACTCCTGGACATGGTCGGTCTGCCGGGTGCGGGCCGGCGGGCCGTCGCCGCCCTGTCCGGCGGCGAACAGCAGCGGGTGGCACTCGCCCGGGCGCTGGCGCCACGTCCGAAACTGCTGATGCTGGACGAACCGCTGGGCCAGCTGGACCGGAGCCTGCGCGAACGGCTCGTCGTCGAACTGCGCGGCCTCTTCGGCCGGCTGGGCACCACGGTGCTCGCCGTCACCCACGACCAGGGCGAGGCCTTCGCGCTCGCCGACCGCGTCGTGGTCATGCGCGACGGGCGGATCGCCCAGGCGGGCACCCCCCTGGAGGTTTGGCAGCGGCCCGCATCGGCCTTCGTCGCCCGTTTCCTCGGCTTCGACAACCTGGTGGACGCCACGGTCACCGGTACGGCGGCCGACACGGTCTGGGGCAAGGTGCCGGTGCCCGAGGGCTCGCCCCAGGGGGAGCGTGAGCTGCTCGTGCGCCCGGGTGGGGTGCGGATCAGCGGTCCGAAGGACGGTCTGCGCTGCACGGTGGGCGCACGCACCTTCCGCGGCCACCACGTCACCGTCACCCTGCGGCCCGGCGACGGTCCGGCCCTGGAGGCGGAGTGCGGTCTGCGGGACGCCCCGGAGGAGGGGGCCGTCGTGGGCGTGACGTTCGACCCGGCCGAGACGGTGGTCCTTCCCCCCGCCCGTTAG
- a CDS encoding LOG family protein, with amino-acid sequence MKNPDENTYAPGVEIETLTAFDQAVAAGTLAGHRVQSVDLTDRSDALLTTDTRGAVFLGCRTEPRAEAKIRADGAFVFPPVPGLPFDPYRGLLYTPDALYEGLAEGGYGATPDARAYGWFQQTKSNGDVFASMLRALHDDAVSDALDEHLVGARVVGVMGGHAMARGSEEFRGAAVLGRELARSGLTVATGGGPGAMEAANLGAYAAPHSDAMLLKACELLAATPSFDPSVTDWAQAAFAVRERWPEGGSSVAVPTWFYGHEPPNAFADHIAKYFANALREDGLLARSTAGVIFLPGAAGTVQEIFDNATPNYYESRSAPTPMVLVNRAHWTEKLPAWPLLSALAAGRGMESRIALVDTVEEAAPALARLTG; translated from the coding sequence GTGAAAAATCCGGACGAGAACACGTACGCACCCGGCGTCGAGATCGAGACGCTCACCGCATTCGACCAGGCAGTGGCGGCCGGCACCCTCGCCGGCCACCGTGTCCAGTCCGTCGACCTGACGGACCGCAGCGACGCACTGCTCACGACCGACACCCGCGGCGCCGTCTTCCTCGGCTGTCGCACGGAGCCCCGTGCCGAGGCGAAGATACGCGCGGACGGGGCCTTCGTCTTCCCACCGGTGCCCGGCCTCCCCTTCGACCCGTACCGCGGGCTGCTCTACACCCCCGACGCCCTGTACGAGGGCCTGGCGGAGGGGGGTTACGGGGCGACCCCTGACGCACGGGCGTACGGCTGGTTCCAGCAGACCAAGTCCAACGGCGACGTCTTCGCCTCGATGCTGCGGGCCCTCCATGACGACGCGGTGTCCGACGCCCTGGACGAACACCTGGTCGGGGCACGGGTGGTGGGCGTGATGGGCGGTCACGCGATGGCCCGCGGCTCCGAGGAGTTCCGCGGCGCGGCCGTGCTCGGCAGGGAACTGGCCCGCAGCGGTCTGACCGTCGCGACGGGCGGGGGCCCCGGTGCCATGGAGGCGGCCAACCTCGGCGCCTACGCGGCTCCGCACTCCGACGCGATGCTGCTCAAGGCCTGTGAACTCCTCGCCGCGACACCGTCGTTCGATCCGTCGGTGACCGACTGGGCGCAGGCCGCCTTCGCGGTCCGGGAGCGCTGGCCGGAAGGGGGGTCCTCGGTCGCGGTCCCCACGTGGTTCTACGGCCACGAGCCGCCGAACGCCTTCGCGGACCACATCGCCAAGTACTTCGCGAACGCCCTGCGCGAGGACGGGCTTCTGGCACGCTCGACCGCCGGTGTGATCTTCCTGCCCGGCGCCGCGGGGACCGTGCAGGAGATCTTCGACAACGCGACGCCCAACTACTACGAGTCGCGTTCCGCGCCCACTCCGATGGTGCTGGTGAACCGTGCGCACTGGACGGAGAAGCTGCCCGCGTGGCCTCTGCTCAGCGCGCTCGCGGCGGGCCGGGGCATGGAGTCACGGATCGCGCTCGTCGACACGGTGGAGGAGGCGGCCCCGGCTCTCGCCCGGCTGACGGGCTGA